In one Nicotiana tomentosiformis chromosome 6, ASM39032v3, whole genome shotgun sequence genomic region, the following are encoded:
- the LOC104105584 gene encoding protein SUPPRESSOR OF GENE SILENCING 3, producing MSSSKRVGKSSAKQKAICETTTPTVDEISLGVGDMGFNSEQNDGWEVCARKSKNKGGSSAGKQWVPQNPSPKTWGNQNTKAWGHPDVVQKLGMHNSVGPGRGSRNNWSTPIDPRKPAGRENSRPQLYDGGFGNCYTPSPAAVPPALKNGWDWSARAASTDPKEDQDASPVVDDVKGSEHDGEDNESDFLDESDDDLRSDDFDSDVAEMSYETRKKNRWFKELFESLDSLTVTEINDPERQWHCPACKGGPGAIEWFTGLQSLMTHAKTKGVRVKIHRELAELLEEELRQRGTSVVPPGEVYGRWDGIAFKDKEIVWPPMVIIMNTRHDKDENDKWIGMGNQELLDYFSSYAAVKARHSYGPQGHRGMSVLIFEASAVGYIEADRLSEHFSENGRDRDAWERRAARFYSGGKRLLYGYMAEKRDIDSFNQHSPAKSRLKFEMRSYQEAVGNPAKQMMEDNQQLNWFKNKAAKHQMQAKALEESLTLVSEKHRQTLEENKIVRLKTKMHHEQIKEEMEYQEQFFKDQIKIIHDARTAEEDKFEKVQQEQREMVQQSNANTSSVEDHRVRAERVAKFIKLQDKEMEEFVEERENLMRSHEDRIAELRRKYWEEEVELEKKFDLELAKLMEKYSPKQSE from the exons ATGAGTTCCAGCAAAAGGGTTGGGAAGTCATCAGCAAAGCAGAAAGCTATCTGTGAAACAACTACACCAACGGTTGATGAGATAAGTCTAGGTGTTGGAGATATGGGCTTTAACTCTGAACAAAATGATGGATGGGAAGTGTGTGCTAGGAAATCTAAGAACAAGGGTGGAAGCAGTGCTGGGAAGCAATGGGTTCCTCAGAATCCCAGTCCGAAAACTTGGGGAAACCAGAATACCAAAGCTTGGGGTCATCCAGATGTCGTTCAGAAATTGGGAATGCATAACAGTGTTGGACCAGGACGGGGTTCTAGGAATAACTGGTCTACACCTATTGATCCTCGAAAACCTGCTGGCAGAGAAAACTCCAGGCCGCAGCTATATGACGGAGGTTTTGGTAATTGCTACACCCCTTCACCTGCTGCAGTTCCTCCTGCTCTGAAGAATGGATGGGATTGGTCTGCTAGAGCTGCCTCAACTGATCCCAAGGAGGACCAAGATGCTTCCCCTGTCGTTGATGATGTTAAGGGCAGTGAACATGATGGCGAGGATAATGAATCGGATTTTCTTGATGAAAGTGATGATGACCTTCGGAGTGATGACTTTGACTCAGATGTGGCTGAAATGAGTTATGAGACGCGCAAGAAAAATCGTTGGTTCAAAGAACTTTTCGAATCTCTTGACAGTTTGACTGTTACTGAGATTAATGATCCTGAACGACAGTGGCACTGCCCTGCATGCAAAGGTGGTCCAGGTGCAATTGAGTGGTTTACAGGGTTGCAGTCACTGATGACCCATGCAAAAACGAAAGGAGTAAGGGTTAAAATACACAGAGAACTTGCTGAACTTTTGGAGGAAGAACTGCGTCAGAGAGGTACTTCTGTTGTACCTCCAGGTGAAGTGTATGGAAGATGGGATGGCATAGCGTTTAAAGATAAAGAAATAGTGTGGCCACCAATGGTGATTATCATGAACACGAGGCATGACAAAGATGAAAATGACAAG TGGATTGGAATGGGAAATCAGGAGCTGCTTGACTATTTTAGCTCTTATGCTGCTGTCAAGGCTCGACATTCATATGGTCCACAAGGCCATCGTGGCATGAGTGTATTGATTTTTGAGGCCTCTGCCGTGGGATACATTGAGGCTGACCGTCTGAGTGAGCATTTTTCTGAAAATGGAAGAGACAGAGACGCATGGGAACGCCGTGCAGCTCGTTTTTATTCAGGGGGGAAGCGTCTGCTTTATGGTTACATGGCAGAGAAAAGAGACATAGACAGCTTTAACCAGCATTCACCTG CGAAATCGAGGTTGAAGTTCGAGATGAGGTCATACCAGGAAGCTGTCGGAAATCCAGCGAAGCAGATGATGGAGGATAATCAACAGCTAAACTGGTTCAAGAACAAAGCTGCTAAACACCAGATGCAGGCTAAAGCTCTTGAAGAGTCTCTCACTCTGGTGAGTGAAAAGCACCGTCAGACATTGGAAGAGAACAAGATTGTTAGATTGAAAACAAAAATGCACCATGAACAGATCAAGGAAGAG ATGGAGTACCAAGAGCAGTTTTTCAAGGATCAGATCAAAATAATTCACGATGCCAGGACTGCTGAGGAGGACAAATTTGAAAAGGTACAGCAGGAGCAGCGTGAGATGGTCCAACAATCTAATGCAAATACTTCCTCGGTTGAGGATCATCGTGTGAG GGCAGAGAGAGTTGCAAAATTTATCAAACTTCAGGACAAGGAAATGGAAGAGTTTGTGGAAGAGAGGGAGAATCTGATGAGAAGTCATGAAGATAGGATAGCTGAATTGAGACGCAAATACTGGGAAGAGGAGGTTGAACTTGAGAAGAAATTTGACCTCGAACTGGCTAAGCTCATGGAGAAGTACTCCCCAAAGCAATCTGAATAG